A region from the Lysobacter sp. BMK333-48F3 genome encodes:
- the pth gene encoding aminoacyl-tRNA hydrolase produces the protein MAGLRLIVGLGNPGAEYTRTRHNAGFWFVDALNEKFGGRFGLESKLFGETSKVEIAGRPVWLLKPATFMNLSGKSVAAALRYWKIEPDEALLAHDELDLAPGTARLKFDGGHGGQNGLRDTVQHLGHGKFHRLRLGIGHPGHKDKVTPWVLGRPGKDDEATILRAIDDAIDVVPLAVQGNFLDAMTRLHTPRA, from the coding sequence ATGGCGGGACTGCGCCTGATCGTCGGCCTGGGGAATCCCGGCGCCGAATACACCCGGACCCGGCACAACGCCGGGTTTTGGTTTGTGGACGCCCTGAACGAAAAGTTCGGCGGCCGCTTCGGCCTGGAGTCCAAGCTGTTCGGCGAAACCTCGAAGGTCGAGATCGCCGGCCGTCCGGTCTGGCTGCTCAAGCCGGCCACCTTCATGAACCTCTCCGGCAAATCGGTAGCCGCGGCGCTGCGCTACTGGAAGATCGAGCCGGACGAGGCGCTGCTGGCGCACGACGAGCTCGACCTGGCGCCGGGCACGGCGCGGCTCAAGTTCGACGGCGGCCACGGCGGCCAGAACGGCCTGCGCGACACCGTCCAGCACCTGGGTCACGGCAAGTTCCACCGCCTGCGCCTGGGCATCGGCCATCCCGGCCACAAGGACAAGGTCACCCCGTGGGTGCTCGGCCGTCCCGGCAAGGACGACGAGGCCACGATTCTGCGCGCCATCGACGACGCCATCGACGTCGTGCCGCTGGCCGTGCAGGGCAATTTCCTGGACGCGATGACGCGTCTGCACACCCCTCGGGCGTGA
- a CDS encoding ribose-phosphate diphosphokinase, producing MQNDRNLLVFSGNANRPLAAAVCKELGIRLGKALVGRFSDGEVQVEIEENVRRQEVFVIQPTNAPTAENFMELLVLIDALKRASVASVTAVVPYFGYARQDRRPRSSRVPITAKVAAKMFGAVGADRVLTVDLHADQIQGFFDIPVDNVYASPLLLADIWRAHGTDNLIVVSPDVGGVVRARAIAKRLDDADLAIIDKRRPRANVATVMNIIGDVSGKTCVLVDDIVDTAGTLCAAAAALKAQGAQKVVAYCTHPVLSGAAIDNVTKSQLDELVVTDTIPLTAAARATGRIRQLSVAELLAETIRRIAFGESVSSLYVD from the coding sequence GTGCAAAACGATCGCAACCTGTTGGTGTTCAGCGGCAACGCCAACCGTCCGCTTGCTGCAGCGGTGTGCAAGGAGCTCGGCATCCGGCTCGGCAAGGCCCTTGTGGGCCGCTTCTCCGACGGCGAAGTGCAGGTCGAGATCGAAGAGAACGTGCGTCGTCAGGAAGTATTCGTCATTCAGCCGACGAACGCGCCGACGGCCGAGAACTTCATGGAGCTGCTGGTCCTGATCGACGCGCTCAAGCGCGCCTCGGTGGCCAGCGTGACCGCGGTGGTGCCGTACTTCGGCTACGCCCGCCAGGATCGCCGCCCGCGCTCCTCGCGCGTGCCGATCACGGCCAAGGTCGCGGCCAAGATGTTCGGCGCGGTCGGCGCCGACCGGGTGCTCACGGTCGATCTGCATGCGGATCAGATCCAGGGCTTCTTCGACATCCCGGTCGACAACGTCTACGCCTCGCCGCTGCTGCTCGCCGACATCTGGCGCGCGCACGGCACCGACAACCTGATCGTCGTGTCCCCGGACGTCGGCGGCGTGGTGCGCGCCCGCGCGATCGCCAAGCGCCTGGACGACGCGGACCTGGCGATCATCGACAAGCGCCGCCCGCGCGCCAACGTCGCCACGGTGATGAACATCATCGGCGACGTGTCGGGCAAGACCTGCGTGCTGGTCGACGACATCGTCGACACCGCCGGCACCCTGTGCGCCGCCGCGGCGGCGCTCAAGGCGCAGGGCGCGCAGAAGGTCGTGGCCTACTGCACCCACCCGGTGCTGTCGGGCGCGGCCATCGACAACGTGACCAAGTCGCAGTTGGACGAGCTGGTGGTGACCGACACCATCCCGCTGACCGCCGCGGCCCGCGCCACCGGCCGCATCCGCCAGCTCAGCGTCGCCGAGCTGCTGGCCGAAACGATCCGCCGCATCGCCTTCGGCGAGTCGGTCAGCTCGTTGTACGTCGACTGA
- the lolB gene encoding lipoprotein insertase outer membrane protein LolB — translation MSAARIAPTPRAAARLAGAAALALLLGACASQPGRRSPPAETVVPAADAAARETARVARLRGQADWSLNGRIAVSNAGKGGSGRIEWSQRDAAFEVALSAPVTRQSWRLSGGPGAARLEGLDGGSREGGDAAALLREATGWEIPVAALADWLRALPAQGGPQAQVAPGADGRPQAIEQGGWRIGYEWPATGDLPSRLDARRDGARVRLIVDQWQGGASDASAPPAEESQTERLQRELSQLDLADPAADLRRNIAQGDLRPIGVCGFACLAPGLAQGEQPKLQAMRILSGTGDVIEGERHQRLIEQARAYATAYNRALSDWRRAHPSAAGR, via the coding sequence GTGAGCGCCGCCCGGATCGCCCCCACGCCGCGCGCCGCGGCGCGCCTGGCCGGCGCGGCCGCGTTGGCGCTGCTGCTCGGCGCCTGCGCCAGCCAGCCCGGTCGGCGCTCGCCGCCGGCCGAGACGGTGGTGCCGGCGGCCGACGCCGCGGCGCGCGAGACCGCGCGCGTCGCCCGTCTGCGCGGCCAGGCCGATTGGTCGCTGAACGGTCGCATCGCCGTGTCCAACGCCGGCAAGGGCGGCAGCGGCCGGATCGAATGGAGCCAGCGCGATGCCGCCTTCGAAGTCGCGCTGAGCGCGCCGGTGACCCGGCAGAGCTGGCGCCTGAGCGGCGGCCCCGGCGCGGCGCGCCTGGAAGGCCTGGACGGCGGTTCGCGCGAGGGCGGCGATGCTGCCGCATTGCTGCGCGAGGCCACCGGTTGGGAGATTCCGGTCGCGGCCCTGGCCGACTGGCTGCGCGCGCTGCCGGCGCAGGGCGGCCCGCAGGCGCAGGTCGCGCCGGGCGCCGACGGCCGGCCGCAGGCGATCGAGCAGGGCGGCTGGCGGATCGGCTACGAATGGCCTGCGACCGGCGACCTGCCGTCGCGGCTGGACGCGCGCCGCGACGGCGCGCGGGTGCGGCTGATCGTGGATCAGTGGCAGGGCGGGGCGAGCGACGCGAGCGCGCCGCCGGCCGAGGAAAGCCAGACCGAGCGCCTGCAGCGCGAGCTGTCGCAGCTGGATCTGGCCGATCCGGCCGCCGACCTGCGCCGCAATATCGCCCAGGGCGACCTGCGCCCGATCGGCGTCTGCGGTTTCGCCTGCCTGGCGCCGGGCCTGGCCCAAGGCGAGCAGCCCAAGCTGCAGGCCATGCGGATCCTGTCCGGCACCGGCGACGTGATCGAAGGCGAGCGCCACCAGCGCCTGATCGAGCAGGCCCGGGCCTACGCCACCGCCTACAACCGGGCCTTGAGCGACTGGCGGCGCGCGCATCCGTCCGCCGCCGGTCGCTGA
- a CDS encoding tetratricopeptide repeat protein: MARRIGAVLFGVGLLGALLAAPVRAAAVPPAPSAAALAAAQATIRERAAADPTGSSLEALMSGEFALQAGKLNDAATAYLKAARAAGDAGLAERATSIAVLAKQDQVAGEALALWRKLGGQGSGVAAAEATLSLRRGDDRAALRQLNELMAADPEAGWRQVLVVLTTGSKDPEQAGRVLEKIVDGGKIPQRNLMAWVAFGGLSQRLDRPRLTERIVEEVVERFPGEPRVALLRASQLREDGKPDEARKLLQTLEPQAERDNSLRALIAEQYEALKDFQQVAAVLGRGPQDEQTYALRASYLARAEDKPTLTKLYDELRASAAKPDPARRLLLGQLAEFLERNEEALAWYQGVPGGSQRSLARLRSSNVLHKLDRAGEAYANLRAMQADAAIQDDARRDAYLLEANLRADDKNDAGESDAFARGLAAFPDEPEILYARALSWERRDDIARAEADLRRILVAEPDNSAALNALGYTLADRTTRYQEALELIERARAAEPDNYAVIDSYGWVLYRLGRMAEAETELRRALTLQKDAEVAAHLGEVLWQAGKREEARKYFEQARQIDPDNRSLLRALKKLGL, from the coding sequence CTGGCCCGGCGGATCGGCGCGGTCCTGTTCGGCGTCGGCCTGCTCGGCGCGCTGCTGGCGGCCCCGGTGCGGGCCGCGGCGGTGCCGCCGGCGCCGTCGGCCGCGGCCCTGGCAGCCGCCCAGGCGACCATCCGCGAGCGCGCCGCGGCCGATCCGACCGGGTCGTCGCTGGAAGCGCTGATGAGCGGCGAATTCGCCCTCCAGGCCGGCAAGCTGAACGATGCCGCCACGGCTTATCTCAAGGCCGCGCGCGCCGCCGGCGACGCCGGCCTGGCCGAGCGCGCGACCAGCATCGCCGTCCTGGCCAAGCAGGACCAGGTCGCCGGCGAGGCGCTGGCGCTGTGGCGCAAGCTCGGCGGCCAGGGCAGCGGCGTGGCCGCCGCTGAGGCCACCTTGTCGCTGCGCCGTGGCGACGACCGCGCGGCCCTGCGCCAGCTCAACGAATTGATGGCCGCCGATCCCGAGGCCGGCTGGCGCCAGGTGCTGGTGGTGCTGACCACCGGCTCGAAGGACCCGGAGCAGGCCGGGCGCGTGCTGGAGAAGATCGTCGACGGCGGCAAGATCCCGCAGCGCAATCTGATGGCCTGGGTCGCCTTCGGCGGCCTGTCGCAGCGCCTGGACCGGCCCAGGCTGACCGAGCGCATCGTCGAGGAAGTGGTCGAGCGGTTCCCGGGCGAGCCGCGCGTGGCCCTGCTGCGGGCCAGCCAGCTGCGCGAGGACGGCAAGCCCGACGAGGCGCGCAAGCTGCTGCAGACCCTGGAACCGCAGGCCGAGCGCGACAACAGCCTGCGCGCGCTGATCGCCGAGCAGTACGAGGCCTTGAAGGATTTCCAGCAGGTCGCCGCCGTGCTCGGCCGCGGCCCGCAGGACGAGCAGACCTATGCGCTGCGTGCGTCCTACCTGGCCCGCGCCGAAGACAAGCCGACCCTGACCAAGCTCTACGACGAACTGCGCGCCAGCGCGGCCAAGCCCGATCCGGCGCGGCGCCTGCTGCTGGGGCAACTGGCCGAATTCCTGGAGCGCAACGAAGAAGCGCTGGCCTGGTACCAGGGCGTGCCGGGCGGTTCGCAGCGCTCGCTGGCGCGCCTGCGCAGCAGCAACGTCCTGCACAAGCTCGATCGCGCCGGCGAGGCCTACGCCAACCTGCGCGCGATGCAGGCCGACGCCGCGATCCAGGACGACGCCCGCCGCGACGCCTATCTGCTGGAAGCCAACCTGCGCGCCGACGACAAGAACGACGCCGGCGAGAGCGACGCCTTCGCCCGCGGCCTGGCCGCGTTCCCGGACGAGCCGGAAATCCTCTACGCCCGCGCCCTGAGCTGGGAGCGCCGCGACGACATCGCCCGCGCCGAGGCCGACCTGCGCCGGATCCTGGTCGCCGAGCCGGACAACAGCGCCGCGCTCAACGCGCTCGGCTACACCCTGGCCGACCGCACCACCCGTTACCAGGAAGCGTTGGAACTGATCGAGCGCGCCCGCGCCGCCGAGCCGGACAACTACGCGGTGATCGACAGCTACGGCTGGGTGCTTTACCGCCTGGGCCGCATGGCCGAAGCCGAAACCGAACTGCGCCGGGCCCTGACCCTGCAGAAGGACGCCGAAGTCGCCGCCCACCTGGGCGAGGTGCTGTGGCAGGCCGGCAAGCGCGAGGAAGCGCGCAAGTATTTCGAACAGGCGCGCCAGATCGACCCCGACAACCGCTCGCTGTTGCGCGCGCTGAAGAAGCTGGGCCTGTGA
- the ispE gene encoding 4-(cytidine 5'-diphospho)-2-C-methyl-D-erythritol kinase, translating into MSDPLSPAAGAESGWSLWPAPAKLNLFLRIVGRRADGYHLLQTVFRLLDWGDSIRLRPRSDGRVVRHGGSVAGVAEADDLTVRAARLLQMESNCGQGADIVIEKRIPAGGGFGGGSSDAATVLVALDALWGTGLGVERLAALGLRLGADVPVFVRGDNAWAEGVGEDLRPIALAPAWYVLADPGVHAPTAALFQSPELTRDAAPATMSDFVSGSPLGNAFEPVLRQREAAVEAAFAALSRIGSPRLTGSGSGCFVEFATRESAQAALAELPSGLRAWTAGGAAHSPLRDALEAKT; encoded by the coding sequence ATGTCCGACCCGCTTTCTCCTGCCGCCGGCGCCGAGTCCGGCTGGTCGCTCTGGCCCGCGCCGGCCAAGCTGAACCTGTTCCTGCGCATCGTCGGCCGCCGCGCCGACGGCTACCACCTGCTGCAGACCGTGTTCCGTCTCCTGGACTGGGGAGACAGCATCCGCCTGCGCCCGCGCAGCGACGGCCGGGTGGTGCGCCACGGCGGCTCGGTGGCCGGCGTCGCCGAGGCCGACGACCTCACCGTGCGCGCCGCGCGCTTGCTGCAAATGGAGTCCAATTGCGGCCAAGGCGCGGACATCGTCATCGAAAAACGCATTCCGGCCGGCGGCGGTTTCGGCGGCGGTTCGTCCGACGCGGCGACTGTGCTGGTGGCCCTGGACGCGCTCTGGGGCACTGGCCTGGGGGTCGAGCGCCTGGCCGCGCTGGGCCTGCGCCTGGGCGCCGACGTGCCGGTGTTCGTGCGCGGCGACAACGCCTGGGCCGAGGGGGTGGGCGAGGATCTGCGCCCGATCGCGCTGGCCCCGGCCTGGTACGTGCTGGCCGATCCGGGCGTCCACGCCCCGACCGCGGCCCTGTTTCAATCGCCTGAATTGACGCGGGATGCTGCGCCCGCGACAATGTCGGACTTCGTTTCGGGTTCACCGCTCGGGAATGCGTTCGAGCCGGTGCTGCGTCAGCGCGAGGCCGCCGTCGAGGCCGCCTTCGCCGCCTTGTCGCGGATCGGTTCGCCACGCCTGACCGGGTCCGGCAGCGGCTGTTTCGTCGAATTCGCGACCCGCGAATCGGCGCAGGCGGCGCTGGCGGAACTGCCTTCCGGCCTGCGGGCCTGGACGGCCGGCGGCGCGGCGCATTCGCCGCTGCGCGACGCGCTCGAAGCAAAAACGTAA
- a CDS encoding 50S ribosomal protein L25/general stress protein Ctc, protein MSEHIIKATGRNVEGKGASRRLRRAASIPAIVYGGEAAPQPIQLDHEKIWLASQHEWFYSSILSLDLDGKVQQVLLRDMQRHPFKQIIMHLDFQRVDANQALRVAVPLHFLNEDKSPAGKSADVVVTHELNEVEVSCLPKDLPEFIEVDLSALKVGDIVHLSELKLPAGVEIPELKLGKEHDVAVVIAKHGKEEAVSDAEAPAAEVPAAKVSKKDEDKK, encoded by the coding sequence ATGTCCGAACACATCATCAAGGCCACTGGCCGCAACGTCGAGGGGAAGGGTGCGAGCCGCCGCCTGCGTCGTGCCGCCAGCATCCCGGCCATCGTCTACGGCGGCGAAGCCGCTCCGCAGCCGATCCAGCTCGACCACGAAAAGATCTGGCTGGCCAGCCAGCACGAGTGGTTCTACTCCTCGATCCTGAGCCTGGATCTGGACGGCAAGGTGCAGCAGGTCCTGCTGCGCGACATGCAGCGCCATCCGTTCAAGCAGATCATCATGCACCTGGACTTCCAGCGCGTCGACGCCAACCAGGCGCTGCGCGTGGCCGTGCCGCTGCACTTCCTCAACGAAGACAAGTCGCCGGCCGGCAAGTCCGCCGACGTCGTGGTCACCCACGAGCTCAACGAAGTCGAAGTCAGCTGCCTGCCGAAGGATCTGCCGGAGTTCATCGAGGTCGACCTGTCGGCGCTCAAGGTCGGCGACATCGTCCACCTGTCCGAGCTCAAGCTGCCGGCCGGCGTGGAAATCCCCGAGCTGAAGCTGGGCAAGGAACACGACGTCGCCGTCGTGATCGCCAAGCACGGCAAGGAAGAGGCCGTCTCCGACGCCGAGGCCCCGGCCGCCGAAGTGCCGGCCGCCAAGGTCTCGAAGAAGGACGAAGACAAGAAGTGA